The Chitinophaga pinensis DSM 2588 region AACGACAACACGATGAAAGCAATCTGGCACAATGAGGTTATTGCGGAAAGCGACAAAACGGTGGTAGTCGAAAACAATCATTACTTTCCTCCGGCATCGGTAAAACTGGGATTGCTGAATCCTTCAAACACACATACAAATTGTGCCTGGAAAGGAGAAGCTTCTTATTACGATGTCAATATCAAAGGTAAAGTCAACCACGATGCAGCCTGGTTCTACCCTGCGCCAAAGCAGGCGGCAGAAAACATCAAAGGCTATATCGCGTTCTGGAAGGGAGTAGAAGTCGTAGAATAAGCATAAGTAAACGCAAAAGCTGAGTTATGAGAAAATTTGATGCAATTGTCATTGGCTCCGGCCAAGGTGGTGTTCCTTTGGCTAAAAAGCTGGCTAAAGCCGGCTGGCAGACAGCCATCGTAGAGAAAAGATGGATCGGCGGTACCTGTATCAATGACGGC contains the following coding sequences:
- a CDS encoding DUF427 domain-containing protein — translated: MKAIWHNEVIAESDKTVVVENNHYFPPASVKLGLLNPSNTHTNCAWKGEASYYDVNIKGKVNHDAAWFYPAPKQAAENIKGYIAFWKGVEVVE